In a genomic window of Rhopalosiphum maidis isolate BTI-1 chromosome 4, ASM367621v3, whole genome shotgun sequence:
- the LOC113555555 gene encoding 40S ribosomal protein S19 yields the protein MSSITLKDVDQHKFVASFSAFLKKSGKLKAPEWVDLVKNGKFNELAPYDEDWYYTRCAATLRHIYFRSPVGVGSLTKIFGARKRNGVRPSHFCRSSSGIARKVLQSLEQMKLIEKVENNNGRRLTSQGRRDLDRIAAQVKQAKKKKQALLAAESAGFSVLIPKTD from the exons ATGTCGTCGATTACATTGAAGGATGTTGACCAACACAAATTTGTTGCTTCGTTCTCAGCAttcttaaaaaa gagtGGTAAGTTGAAGGCCCCAGAATGGGTTGACTTGgtaaaaaatggtaaatttaACGAATTAGCGCCTTATGATGAAGATTGGTATTACACCAGATGTGCTGCAACATTGAGACACATTTACTTTAGATCGCCGGTTGGTGTTGGATCCCTCACCAAAATCTTTGGAG CCCGCAAACGTAATGGAGTAAGACCATCTCATTTTTGTCGCAGTTCTTCTGGTATTGCACGTAAAGTACTACAATCTTTAGAGCAAATGAAACTCATTGAGAAAGTTGAAAACAACAATGGTCGTCGATTGACCTCTCAGGGTAGGCGAGATTTGGATCGTATTGCTGCTCAAGTGAAACAAGCAAAGAAGAAGAAGCAAGCACTTTTGGCCGCTGAATCAGCGGGTTTCTCTGTGCTTATTCCAAAAACTGACTAA